One window from the genome of Mumia sp. ZJ1417 encodes:
- a CDS encoding hemolysin family protein: MDETLWNIALVLVFIAFGGVFAAAEMALVSLRDSQLPEIATRGKRGATVARLASDPNRFLSAVQIGVTLSGFLSAAFGGATLAGDLSPLLVDAGLSSGVASALALILVTVFISYLSIVFSELTAKRLAMQHAVSFSLALAPGVDAIAKVATPVILLLSVSTNFVVRMLGGDPSAAREEITDVELRGLVQTTHGLSDEERRIVEDVFAAGDLQVREVMLPRTEVDFMDVATPVYKAVQMAREKPHSRYPVVRGSADEVEGFVHVRDLFDPGMHDRSVRVGDLVRDVVMIPGTRNVLAAITDMRRAEIHLAIVLDEYGGTDGIVTLEDLVEELVGDIRDEYDTVDAQTTRFTGGAVEVDGLLNRDAFAEETGIELPEGPFETVAGFVVAGLGRIPAVGDSILVDGHRLTVSAMDGRRASRLRVDAEPNPEASPETGLAESDHA; encoded by the coding sequence GTGGACGAGACCCTGTGGAACATCGCCCTCGTGCTCGTGTTCATCGCGTTCGGCGGGGTGTTCGCGGCGGCGGAGATGGCGCTGGTGTCGCTGCGTGACTCCCAGCTCCCCGAGATCGCGACCCGCGGCAAGCGTGGAGCGACGGTCGCCCGCCTGGCCTCCGATCCCAACCGCTTTTTGTCCGCGGTCCAGATCGGGGTCACGCTGTCCGGCTTCCTCTCGGCGGCCTTCGGCGGTGCGACCCTCGCCGGCGACCTGAGTCCTCTCCTCGTCGACGCCGGCCTGTCCAGCGGAGTCGCCTCGGCTCTCGCGCTGATCCTCGTCACGGTCTTCATCTCGTACCTCTCGATCGTGTTCTCCGAGCTCACCGCCAAGCGACTCGCGATGCAGCACGCGGTGTCGTTCTCGCTCGCGCTGGCGCCCGGCGTCGACGCGATCGCGAAGGTCGCCACGCCGGTGATCTTGCTGCTGTCGGTCTCGACGAACTTCGTCGTCCGGATGCTCGGCGGCGACCCGTCCGCGGCACGCGAGGAGATCACCGACGTCGAGCTGCGGGGGCTCGTCCAGACGACGCATGGCCTGTCCGACGAGGAGCGGCGCATCGTCGAGGACGTCTTCGCCGCCGGTGACCTCCAGGTGCGCGAGGTGATGCTGCCGCGGACCGAAGTGGACTTCATGGACGTCGCGACCCCGGTCTACAAGGCGGTGCAGATGGCGCGGGAGAAGCCGCACTCCCGCTATCCCGTGGTCCGGGGGAGCGCCGACGAGGTCGAGGGTTTCGTCCACGTGCGCGACCTGTTCGACCCGGGCATGCACGACCGGTCCGTACGGGTGGGTGACCTGGTGCGTGACGTCGTGATGATCCCCGGCACTCGCAACGTGCTCGCCGCCATCACCGACATGCGTCGCGCCGAGATTCACCTGGCGATCGTGCTCGACGAGTACGGAGGCACGGACGGCATCGTCACCCTCGAGGATCTCGTCGAGGAGCTCGTCGGCGACATCCGCGACGAGTACGACACCGTCGACGCGCAGACCACGCGCTTCACCGGTGGTGCAGTCGAGGTCGACGGCCTGCTCAACCGCGACGCGTTCGCCGAGGAGACGGGCATCGAGCTGCCTGAGGGGCCGTTCGAGACGGTCGCCGGGTTCGTCGTGGCCGGGCTCGGGCGCATCCCCGCCGTTGGGGACTCCATCCTCGTCGACGGGCACCGTCTCACCGTCTCGGCGATGGACGGACGACGTGCCTCGCGCCTGCGGGTCGACGCCGAGCCGAATCCGGAGGCGTCGCCCGAGACCGGGCTGGCAGAATCGGATCATGCCTGA
- the galK gene encoding galactokinase, translating into MTSPLPLAPGEIGTWAAPGRVNLIGEHLDYVGGPVMPIAIDLRTTVKVRRRDDGKVRVWSSVSEGSTEFDVTTRPGDVEGWARYVAGTVWALAQSGLTTGGADLVISSDVPLGAGLSSSAALECGVAVALAGAEGWEIDPITLALTCQRAENDYVGAPTGSMDQLASMCGERGHALLIETAPTPPTVRAVPAYWVEDGYALVVVDTRAKHSLATGEYGVRRTQTEELSALLGVERLAAAPPDAVLKVEDPVLKARLRHVITETQRVRSAVRALSSRDWAQLGQLMTASHASLRDDYDVSAPELDLTVEAAMEHGALGARMTGGGFGGSAIALIEADRVGSLTEAVAAAFARVDFPEPRTFVVSPADGATRLT; encoded by the coding sequence ATGACGTCACCCCTCCCCCTGGCCCCCGGCGAGATCGGTACGTGGGCCGCCCCCGGTCGCGTCAACCTCATCGGAGAGCACCTCGACTACGTCGGCGGTCCGGTGATGCCGATCGCGATCGATCTGCGCACCACGGTGAAGGTCCGGCGACGCGACGACGGCAAGGTGCGGGTGTGGTCGTCGGTCTCCGAGGGGTCGACAGAGTTCGACGTCACGACGAGGCCGGGCGACGTGGAGGGGTGGGCTCGCTACGTCGCGGGGACGGTCTGGGCGCTGGCGCAGTCGGGCCTGACGACAGGGGGTGCGGACCTCGTGATCTCCTCCGATGTCCCGCTCGGTGCGGGGTTGTCGAGCTCGGCGGCGCTCGAGTGTGGCGTCGCCGTCGCACTGGCCGGCGCCGAGGGCTGGGAGATCGACCCGATCACGCTGGCGCTGACGTGCCAGCGCGCCGAGAACGACTACGTCGGAGCGCCGACGGGCTCGATGGACCAGCTCGCGTCGATGTGCGGAGAGCGCGGCCACGCGCTTCTCATCGAGACGGCGCCGACACCACCCACCGTACGAGCGGTTCCGGCGTACTGGGTCGAGGACGGCTACGCCCTCGTCGTCGTCGACACCCGGGCCAAGCACAGTCTGGCCACCGGCGAGTACGGCGTCCGGCGGACGCAGACCGAAGAGCTGAGCGCGCTCCTCGGTGTCGAGCGGCTCGCCGCCGCGCCGCCGGACGCGGTCCTGAAGGTTGAGGACCCCGTCCTCAAGGCGCGGCTGCGCCACGTGATCACCGAGACCCAGCGCGTACGGTCTGCCGTGCGGGCGCTGTCGTCCCGCGACTGGGCACAGCTCGGCCAGCTCATGACGGCGTCGCACGCCTCACTGCGTGACGACTACGACGTGAGCGCCCCGGAGCTCGACCTGACCGTCGAGGCGGCGATGGAGCACGGTGCGCTCGGGGCGCGGATGACCGGAGGCGGGTTCGGCGGGAGCGCGATCGCGCTGATCGAGGCCGACCGGGTGGGGTCGCTCACCGAGGCCGTGGCGGCTGCGTTCGCCCGCGTCGACTTCCCGGAGCCTCGCACGTTCGTCGTCTCCCCCGCCGACGGCGCCACCCGCCTCACGTGA
- a CDS encoding prephenate dehydratase, which translates to MSLDLDLPRRIAYQGEPGANSHIACADAYPDWEPLACASFEDAFAAVTDGRAGLAMIPIDNTLAGRVADIHHFLPTSGLHIVGEYFLPIHFDLLAVPGATLESITEVHSHVHALGQCRRIIRELGLTPVIAGDTAGAAREVAEWGDPTKAALATPLAARTYGLETLATTVEDEEHNTTRFVVLSRHPEIPPQGEWPTVTTFVFNVRNIPAALYKALGGFATNGINMTKLESYMVGGTFTATMFLAEVDGHPKDPPLARALEELAFFSTEVQVMGVYPAHPHRFADA; encoded by the coding sequence GTGAGCCTCGACCTCGATCTCCCCCGCCGCATCGCCTATCAAGGCGAGCCCGGCGCCAACTCGCACATCGCGTGCGCCGACGCCTACCCCGACTGGGAGCCGCTGGCCTGTGCGTCGTTCGAGGACGCGTTCGCGGCGGTCACCGACGGCCGGGCCGGGCTCGCGATGATCCCGATCGACAACACGCTCGCCGGCCGCGTCGCCGACATCCACCACTTCCTTCCGACGTCGGGGCTGCACATCGTCGGCGAGTACTTCCTCCCGATCCACTTCGACCTGCTCGCCGTCCCCGGCGCGACGCTGGAGTCGATCACCGAGGTCCACAGCCACGTCCACGCGCTCGGGCAGTGCCGGCGCATCATCCGCGAGCTCGGGCTCACCCCCGTCATCGCCGGAGACACCGCAGGCGCGGCACGCGAGGTCGCTGAGTGGGGCGACCCCACCAAGGCCGCGCTGGCGACGCCGCTGGCCGCGCGGACGTACGGGCTCGAGACGCTCGCGACCACCGTCGAGGACGAGGAGCACAACACGACGCGCTTCGTCGTGCTCTCACGGCACCCCGAGATCCCCCCGCAGGGCGAGTGGCCGACGGTGACGACCTTCGTGTTCAACGTCCGCAACATCCCCGCCGCGCTCTACAAGGCGCTCGGCGGCTTCGCGACCAACGGGATCAACATGACCAAGCTCGAGAGCTACATGGTGGGCGGCACGTTCACGGCGACGATGTTCCTCGCCGAGGTCGACGGCCATCCTAAGGACCCGCCGCTGGCGCGGGCGCTGGAGGAGCTGGCGTTCTTCTCCACCGAGGTGCAGGTCATGGGCGTCTATCCGGCCCACCCTCACCGGTTCGCCGACGCGTAG
- the trxA gene encoding thioredoxin yields MATTALTADSFMDTISGDGIVLVDFWASWCGPCRQFAPVFEAASEKNDDIAFTKVDTEAEQELAGALQITSIPTLMAFRDGILLFNQPGALPAQALEQVIDAVREVDMDEVRAEVAKQQADQGSAQA; encoded by the coding sequence ATGGCAACCACTGCCCTGACCGCCGACAGCTTCATGGACACCATCTCCGGCGACGGCATCGTCCTGGTGGACTTCTGGGCCTCCTGGTGCGGCCCGTGCCGCCAGTTCGCCCCCGTCTTCGAGGCGGCGTCCGAGAAGAACGACGACATCGCCTTCACCAAGGTGGACACCGAGGCCGAGCAGGAGCTCGCTGGTGCGCTGCAGATCACCTCGATCCCGACGCTGATGGCCTTCCGCGACGGCATCTTGCTGTTCAACCAGCCCGGTGCCTTGCCCGCCCAGGCGCTCGAGCAGGTCATCGACGCCGTGCGCGAGGTCGACATGGACGAGGTCCGTGCCGAGGTCGCCAAGCAGCAGGCCGACCAGGGGTCCGCCCAGGCCTGA
- a CDS encoding DHA2 family efflux MFS transporter permease subunit, with protein MTAPGTAQTETRSPWPALWALVIGFFMILVDSTIVSVATPTIMAAFDAEVASVVWVTSAYLLAYAAPLLVTGRLGDRFGPKRVYLTGLVVFTTASLWCGLTGTIEQLIWARVLQGLGASMMTPQTMAVITRTFPADKRGRAMSLWGAVAGVAMLVGPLLGGVLVDSLGWEWIFFVNVPVGVVALVLAVRLVPDLPTLSHRFDLVGVALSAVGMFLLVFGLQEGETYDWGTITGVVTVWRLIGLGLVVLALFVVWQAVNRAEPLVPLGLFKDRNFSLSNAAITTVGFGITAMAFPLMLWAQSVREWSPTQAGLLFVPMAVIAATLAPWVGTMADRVHPRLLAATGLLSFIVALTWLALVLSPTAPVWQILLPVGLLGVANGFMWAPIASTATRNLPMSSAGAGAGVYNTMRQVGGVLGSAAIAALMQARLTAELPVGGAGAAPDAASLPDAAREGFSAAMSQSLLLPAAVLVLGLVAVLLYERPRHLRTVRSVR; from the coding sequence GTGACCGCACCCGGAACGGCCCAGACCGAGACCCGTAGCCCGTGGCCCGCGCTCTGGGCGCTGGTGATCGGGTTCTTCATGATCCTCGTCGACTCCACGATCGTGTCGGTCGCGACGCCGACGATCATGGCTGCCTTCGATGCCGAGGTCGCGTCCGTCGTCTGGGTCACCTCGGCCTACCTGCTGGCGTACGCGGCCCCCCTGCTGGTCACCGGCCGGCTCGGCGACCGGTTCGGTCCCAAGCGCGTCTATCTGACGGGCCTGGTCGTCTTCACCACGGCGTCGCTGTGGTGCGGTCTGACCGGCACGATCGAGCAGCTGATCTGGGCCCGTGTGCTCCAGGGCCTCGGCGCGTCGATGATGACGCCGCAGACGATGGCCGTCATCACGCGCACCTTCCCGGCCGACAAGCGCGGCCGCGCGATGAGCCTGTGGGGCGCCGTAGCCGGCGTCGCGATGCTCGTCGGCCCGCTCCTCGGCGGCGTGCTCGTCGACTCCCTCGGGTGGGAGTGGATCTTCTTCGTCAACGTGCCGGTCGGCGTGGTCGCCCTCGTCCTCGCGGTGCGCCTGGTCCCCGACCTCCCGACGCTCTCCCATCGCTTCGACCTCGTCGGCGTCGCGCTGAGCGCGGTCGGCATGTTCCTCCTCGTCTTCGGCCTCCAGGAGGGCGAGACGTACGACTGGGGCACGATCACGGGCGTCGTCACCGTCTGGCGGCTGATCGGTCTCGGCCTCGTGGTGCTGGCCCTGTTCGTGGTCTGGCAGGCCGTCAACCGCGCGGAGCCGCTCGTGCCGCTCGGGTTGTTCAAGGACCGCAACTTCTCGCTGTCCAACGCCGCGATCACGACCGTCGGCTTCGGTATCACCGCGATGGCGTTTCCGCTGATGCTCTGGGCCCAGTCCGTCCGAGAGTGGTCGCCGACGCAGGCGGGCCTGCTGTTCGTCCCGATGGCGGTGATCGCCGCCACCCTCGCCCCGTGGGTGGGCACGATGGCCGACAGGGTGCATCCGCGCCTCCTCGCCGCGACCGGTCTGCTCTCCTTCATCGTGGCGCTCACGTGGCTGGCTCTGGTGCTGTCGCCCACCGCCCCGGTCTGGCAGATCCTGCTGCCCGTCGGCCTGCTCGGCGTCGCCAACGGCTTCATGTGGGCACCGATCGCCTCCACAGCGACCCGCAACCTCCCGATGAGCAGCGCCGGAGCCGGAGCAGGGGTCTACAACACGATGCGCCAGGTGGGCGGCGTCCTCGGCAGCGCGGCGATCGCGGCACTGATGCAGGCGCGCCTCACCGCCGAGCTCCCCGTCGGTGGCGCGGGCGCTGCGCCTGACGCCGCATCGCTTCCCGACGCCGCCCGCGAAGGCTTCAGCGCGGCCATGTCGCAGTCGCTCCTGCTCCCCGCCGCGGTGCTGGTGCTCGGGCTGGTCGCCGTGCTGCTGTACGAACGCCCGCGTCATCTGCGTACGGTTCGTTCCGTACGCTAG
- the purU gene encoding formyltetrahydrofolate deformylase → MSTAATYVLTLTCPDRPGLVHAISSWIVDRGGNILDAQQFTDAGAARFFVRVHFESVVDPYDLEALRDAFVPVAEQHAMAWDLGVAEAPCRALVMVSKEGHCLNDLLFRQSIGALNIEIGAVVSNHTTLERLARSYDVPFHHVRVVAGAKEEAEAQMFALVDELDIDLVVLARYMQILSDDACRRLQGRAINIHHSFLPSFKGAKPYHQAHTRGVKLIGATAHYVTADLDEGPIIEQDVTRVGHQQDPSALVQAGRDVETRVLSRAVGLHAEQRVLLNGTRTVVFS, encoded by the coding sequence ATGTCCACCGCCGCCACGTACGTCCTGACCCTCACCTGCCCCGATCGACCGGGCTTGGTGCACGCGATCTCCTCCTGGATCGTGGACCGTGGCGGCAACATCCTCGACGCGCAGCAGTTCACCGACGCGGGTGCCGCGCGCTTCTTCGTGCGGGTGCACTTCGAGAGCGTCGTCGACCCGTACGACCTCGAGGCCCTGCGGGACGCATTCGTCCCGGTCGCCGAGCAGCACGCGATGGCGTGGGACCTCGGGGTCGCGGAGGCGCCGTGCCGCGCCCTGGTGATGGTGTCCAAGGAAGGGCACTGCCTCAACGACCTGCTGTTCCGGCAGAGCATCGGCGCGCTCAACATCGAGATCGGCGCGGTCGTCTCCAACCACACCACGCTGGAGCGGCTCGCGCGCTCGTACGACGTCCCGTTCCACCACGTTCGCGTCGTCGCGGGCGCCAAGGAGGAGGCGGAGGCGCAGATGTTCGCGCTCGTCGACGAGCTCGACATCGACCTGGTCGTCCTCGCGCGCTACATGCAGATCTTGTCCGACGACGCCTGCCGCCGGCTCCAGGGGCGCGCGATCAACATCCACCACAGCTTCTTGCCGAGCTTCAAGGGCGCCAAGCCGTACCACCAGGCCCACACGCGCGGCGTCAAGCTGATCGGCGCGACCGCGCACTACGTGACGGCCGACCTCGACGAGGGGCCGATCATCGAGCAGGACGTGACCCGCGTCGGCCATCAGCAGGACCCCTCCGCGCTGGTCCAGGCGGGCCGCGACGTCGAGACGCGCGTGCTGTCGCGCGCGGTCGGCCTCCACGCGGAGCAGCGGGTGCTCCTCAACGGCACCCGTACCGTCGTCTTCTCCTGA
- a CDS encoding sulfate ABC transporter substrate-binding protein — translation MFTRKRLTRLIAATTALAAALGLSACGGADADSSKTTLSLVGFAVPKAGNNAAQKEFAKTDAGEGVVWKESYGASGDQSRAVAGGLKADYVHFSISPDVTRLVEAGLVADTWDDGEHKGIVTDSVVVLVVREGNPKNIQSWDDLVKPGVSIVTPNPGSSGAARWNILAGWQQAADDGGDAAGTAYLTKFFKNVAALPGSGRDATAAFQAGTGDVLISYENEAILARQQGEKFEYVVPDETLLIENPGAVLEDGDAKAEAFLEYVLSDEGQEQYVSKGFRPISDSVEVGKVEGANDPENPFPTPTKLFTIDGDLGGWEAINKKFFDENAGIVTKIQQETGKS, via the coding sequence ATGTTCACACGCAAGCGGTTGACCCGCCTGATTGCCGCGACCACCGCGCTCGCCGCCGCGCTGGGGCTGTCGGCCTGCGGCGGTGCAGACGCTGACAGCTCCAAGACGACGCTGTCGCTCGTCGGGTTCGCGGTGCCCAAGGCCGGCAACAATGCGGCCCAGAAGGAGTTCGCCAAGACCGATGCGGGCGAGGGTGTCGTCTGGAAGGAGTCGTACGGCGCCTCGGGCGACCAGAGCCGTGCGGTCGCGGGTGGCCTGAAGGCCGACTACGTCCACTTCTCCATCTCGCCCGACGTGACGCGCCTGGTCGAGGCCGGCCTCGTCGCCGACACCTGGGACGACGGCGAGCACAAGGGCATCGTCACGGACTCGGTCGTCGTGCTGGTCGTCCGCGAGGGCAACCCCAAGAACATCCAGAGCTGGGACGACCTCGTCAAGCCGGGCGTCTCGATCGTCACCCCCAACCCGGGCTCGTCGGGCGCCGCGCGCTGGAACATCCTCGCCGGCTGGCAGCAGGCCGCCGACGACGGCGGCGACGCCGCGGGGACGGCCTACCTGACAAAGTTCTTCAAGAACGTCGCCGCGCTTCCCGGCTCGGGCCGTGACGCCACGGCGGCCTTCCAGGCCGGCACCGGCGACGTCCTGATCTCGTACGAGAACGAGGCGATCCTGGCCCGCCAGCAGGGCGAGAAGTTCGAGTACGTCGTCCCGGACGAGACGCTCCTCATCGAGAACCCGGGCGCGGTGCTCGAGGACGGCGACGCCAAGGCCGAGGCGTTCCTCGAGTACGTCCTGAGCGACGAGGGCCAGGAGCAGTACGTGTCCAAGGGCTTCCGCCCGATCAGCGACAGCGTCGAGGTCGGCAAGGTCGAGGGCGCGAACGACCCGGAGAACCCGTTCCCGACGCCGACCAAGCTCTTCACCATCGACGGTGACCTCGGCGGCTGGGAGGCCATCAACAAGAAGTTCTTCGACGAGAACGCCGGCATCGTCACGAAGATCCAGCAGGAGACGGGCAAGTCGTGA
- the cysT gene encoding sulfate ABC transporter permease subunit CysT, producing MTSPSLTQVRRRGPRRRARAATALTPAAGVGLGIALIWFSILVMLPLSAVVLTTTEGGWATFVDTISQPQTWAAITLTVGEALVVTLTNVVFGTLIAWVLVRDRFWGKRILEVIIDIPFALPTIVAGLVLLSLYGPNSPIGVDVANTRIAVFLALLFVTTPFVVRTVQPVLLELDIETEQAAASLGASTFTTFRRILLPALAPAITAGAALSFARAISEYGSLVLLSGNLPMRTEVTSVRILTYIENGNMAAAASVASLLLLVALFAIVALDVIARRVARR from the coding sequence GTGACCTCTCCGTCACTCACGCAGGTACGGCGCCGGGGACCCCGGCGCCGCGCCCGCGCGGCAACCGCCCTCACCCCCGCCGCCGGGGTGGGGTTGGGCATCGCGCTGATCTGGTTCAGCATCCTCGTGATGCTGCCGCTGTCGGCGGTCGTCCTCACGACGACGGAGGGTGGGTGGGCGACCTTCGTCGACACGATCTCGCAGCCCCAGACGTGGGCGGCGATCACGCTCACGGTCGGCGAGGCGCTCGTCGTCACCCTCACCAACGTCGTCTTCGGCACGCTGATCGCGTGGGTGCTCGTGCGTGACCGCTTCTGGGGCAAGCGCATCCTCGAAGTCATCATCGACATCCCGTTCGCGCTGCCGACGATCGTCGCCGGCCTCGTCCTGCTCAGCCTCTACGGTCCCAACAGCCCGATCGGCGTCGACGTCGCCAACACCCGGATCGCGGTCTTCCTCGCACTGCTGTTCGTGACGACGCCGTTCGTGGTCCGCACGGTCCAGCCCGTCCTGCTCGAGCTCGACATCGAGACCGAGCAGGCTGCCGCATCGCTGGGCGCGAGCACGTTCACGACGTTCCGCCGCATCCTCCTCCCGGCGCTCGCGCCTGCTATCACCGCCGGCGCCGCACTGTCGTTCGCCCGCGCGATCAGCGAGTACGGCTCGCTGGTGCTTTTGTCGGGCAACCTCCCGATGCGTACGGAGGTCACGTCGGTCCGGATCCTCACCTACATCGAGAACGGCAACATGGCGGCCGCCGCCTCCGTCGCGTCGCTGCTTCTCCTGGTGGCCCTGTTCGCGATCGTCGCCCTCGACGTCATCGCGAGGCGGGTGGCGCGACGATGA
- a CDS encoding sulfate ABC transporter permease, translating to MTGNGLIRYALRTIVLVYLGLLIVWPVSLVAKNAFAEGVGTFVDALTEETTAYAFQLTLIVAVWAVVINTVFGILISILLVRYTFPGRRMLSALIDLPLSVSPVVVGLALLLAYGGTNGWFGPALEDSGLQVIYATPGIIMATAFVSLPLVIREIVPVLTEIGTEQEQAARSLGANAWQTFRRITIPAIRWALVYGVVLSLARSLGEFGAVKIVSGNVVGQTQTATLVVEEKYQNFEQTAAYASSFVLAAAAVLALIVVTMLRPGHSESASTAGATVATPLPTQKDPA from the coding sequence ATGACCGGCAACGGCCTCATCCGCTATGCGCTGCGCACGATCGTGCTCGTCTATCTCGGCCTCCTCATCGTGTGGCCGGTCTCGCTGGTCGCCAAGAATGCGTTCGCCGAAGGCGTCGGGACCTTCGTCGACGCGCTCACCGAGGAGACCACCGCGTACGCGTTCCAGCTCACGCTGATCGTGGCCGTGTGGGCCGTGGTCATCAACACCGTCTTCGGCATCCTGATCTCGATCCTCCTGGTGCGCTACACGTTCCCGGGACGCCGGATGCTGTCGGCGCTGATCGACCTTCCGCTGTCGGTCTCGCCGGTCGTCGTCGGCCTCGCGCTGCTGCTCGCGTACGGCGGCACGAACGGCTGGTTCGGCCCTGCGCTCGAGGACTCGGGGCTCCAGGTCATCTATGCGACACCGGGCATCATCATGGCGACGGCGTTCGTGTCGCTGCCGCTGGTGATCCGGGAGATCGTGCCGGTCCTCACCGAGATCGGGACGGAGCAGGAGCAGGCCGCGCGCAGCCTCGGCGCCAACGCGTGGCAGACGTTCCGCCGCATCACGATCCCGGCGATCCGCTGGGCGCTGGTCTACGGCGTCGTCTTGAGCCTCGCCCGCTCCCTCGGCGAGTTCGGTGCGGTCAAGATCGTGTCCGGCAACGTCGTCGGTCAGACCCAGACGGCCACGCTCGTCGTCGAGGAGAAGTACCAGAACTTCGAGCAGACCGCCGCATACGCGTCCTCGTTCGTCCTCGCGGCGGCCGCCGTCCTCGCGCTGATCGTCGTCACGATGCTGCGGCCCGGCCACAGCGAGTCGGCCAGCACCGCAGGCGCCACCGTCGCCACTCCCCTCCCCACTCAGAAGGACCCAGCATGA
- a CDS encoding sulfate/molybdate ABC transporter ATP-binding protein, with the protein MSIEIAGVGRRFGDFVALEDINLSVPTGQLTALLGPSGGGKSTLLRIIAGLENADSGTVEIEGTDATRLPARKRNVGFVFQHYAAFKHMTVARNVAFGLEIRKQPKKQVAERVAEMLRLVHLEQFADRYPSQLSGGQRQRMALARALAIEPSVLLLDEPFGALDAKVRKELRDWLRRLHDDVHVTTVFVTHDQEEALEVADQIVVINQGKIEQIGTPDELYDQPASDFVLSFLGPVTTLGDRLVRPHDIEVTTSPVPDAVPGTVTRWTRIGYEVRLEVTPTEGGDPILVQLTRSEALKRGLADGASVWLHETAAVNGAHSPVPA; encoded by the coding sequence ATGAGCATCGAGATCGCAGGGGTCGGCCGTCGCTTCGGCGACTTCGTGGCCCTCGAAGACATCAATCTGTCGGTCCCGACGGGCCAGCTCACTGCACTCCTCGGCCCTAGCGGCGGCGGCAAGTCGACCCTGCTGCGCATCATCGCCGGGCTCGAGAACGCCGACTCCGGCACCGTCGAGATCGAGGGCACCGACGCGACCCGCCTCCCGGCACGCAAGCGCAACGTCGGCTTCGTGTTCCAGCACTACGCGGCGTTCAAGCACATGACCGTGGCGCGCAACGTCGCGTTCGGCCTGGAGATCCGCAAGCAGCCCAAGAAGCAGGTCGCCGAGCGCGTCGCGGAGATGCTGCGCCTGGTGCACCTGGAGCAGTTCGCCGATCGCTATCCCTCCCAGCTCTCGGGCGGACAGCGTCAGCGCATGGCGCTCGCGCGCGCACTCGCGATCGAGCCGAGCGTGCTGCTGCTCGACGAGCCGTTCGGCGCGCTCGACGCGAAGGTCCGCAAGGAGCTGCGTGACTGGCTGCGCCGTCTGCACGACGACGTGCACGTGACGACGGTGTTCGTGACCCACGACCAGGAGGAGGCCCTCGAGGTCGCCGACCAGATCGTGGTGATCAACCAGGGCAAGATCGAGCAGATCGGCACGCCGGACGAGCTGTACGACCAGCCGGCGTCGGACTTCGTCCTGTCATTCCTCGGCCCCGTCACCACGCTCGGCGACCGTCTGGTCCGCCCGCACGACATCGAGGTCACCACCTCGCCCGTCCCGGACGCCGTACCGGGCACGGTCACGCGGTGGACACGCATCGGCTACGAGGTGCGCCTGGAGGTGACGCCAACCGAGGGCGGCGATCCGATCCTCGTGCAGCTCACCCGCTCCGAGGCGCTCAAGCGTGGCCTCGCCGACGGTGCGTCGGTGTGGCTGCACGAGACCGCCGCGGTCAACGGCGCCCACTCCCCCGTACCCGCCTGA